Part of the Bacteroidota bacterium genome is shown below.
TGATTTGTATTCGTCAAATCCTGAATAAATTACCTTTACATCTGACCCTATGGTGAAATGGGGATGCAATCGTCTGCCCCATCCGATATTTAATGCAAGCTCAGATGCAGTGAATTCACCCTGCTCGATACCACTGGCATCGGTCTTTGTGAAACGCCCGTAATTAATGAACTGCATGGTTCCTGCAAAGCTTCCTATTTTGTCAAAAGTGCGGGAATAAGCGGCAAAGCCATAATTGATCCCGGAAAAATAATCAATAAAACTAAGGCCGATATTGTTATTCATCTCCGGTGAGATCAGGGACGGATTATTCACTGCAAGCGTGATATCATGATCGTATATTGCCAGGAAGTTACCACCTAATGAAGCAACCCTGGCGGAATTGGGAAGATTAAGAAACTCAAAGGTATTGTCTCCTCCAATTTGAGAATATCCAGGGATAATATTCAGGAAAAATACCAGAATCAGTGCAGAACAATAGGTGTAGATACTTTTCACACGAGTCGTATTAAAGTTTGAACATAATTCACGGTATGCAAACGCAGGGTTTACATTAATATTATCATCCTTTTTAAAAGTCGTCACCGATTTTCCGGACTTCCCCCGAACCGCTCACAGAAGTAGAAATATCCGGTTCTCCTTTATAAAATACATTGCCGCTACCTGAGATGGAAACATCAAGTGATTCTTTTGCATAAACCTTACTTGATCCGGACCCGGAAATCTGGATATCAGCATCCTGGGAACGAAGATTGAGTGCATAACATTCACCGGATCCGCTGATATGAATATCAAGATCACGGGTACTTCCGGCAATATCAATTTCACCCGATCCGCTAATATGCACATCTACCCTTTTCATCGACAACTCCAACATCATCTGGCCGGATCCGCTAACACCGAGGTCAAGGTCCTCTCCCCTGATCTCCCTTTTTGTAACTACCGTGCCGGATCCACCGATTTCAATTCTGTCAACCTCCGGCATCTTCAGAAAAATGGTAACAGGTTCCGTATCCCAGGTACAAATATTACCGGCAGAAATATGAAGCATATTGCCTCTCACTTCTGTTTTAATAACATCCAAAACGTTTTCCTGAGCTTCAATTTTCATTTCCCATAATGAATCCTGCTCCAATACTATACGTGCATGAATTCCAAGGCTGACACCGGTAAAACCTTCAACATGCCGGTTTTCCAAAATATAATCTCCTGTTCCCCTAATGCTAACACAATCACATCCCATCAGGGTAAACATCAAGGCAGCCAATACAATGGTGAAAAGTTTAAGATTTTTCATATTCCAGGAATTTATTTGTACAATGATACAAAATTCCGGGTGAAAATCATCATGCGTTTTGCTTTCTAATGAGATTCAGAGCGCTCCCTGCTTTGAACCAGCCTATCTGATTTTCATTGTATGAATGGTTGGCTAAAAATTCCAGGGTTGTGCCATCGCTGTGGTTAAGCACAATTGTTAACGGCTTTCCCGGGGAAAAATCTTCCAGACCTTTAACATCAATCAAATCATCCTCGCGGATATGGTCATAATCTGCAGGATTAGCAAAAGTAAGGGCAAGCATCCCCTGCTTTTTCAGATTGGTCTCATGGATCCTTGCAAAGGAACGTACAAGAACAACCTGTGCTCCCAGGAACCGGGGTTCCATTGCTGCATGCTCCCTGGAAGAACCTTCTCCGTAATTCTCATCCCCAACAATAATAGTAAATACCCCATTTTTCTTATAGGTACGGGCCGACTCGGGAACCGTCATATATTCGTTAGCCAGCAAGTTCAAAACCTCATTTGTCTTACCATTATATGCATTTACGGCTCCGATGAGAAGGTTATTTGAGATATTCTCAAGGTGTCCGCGGTATCTTAACCAGGGCCCTGCCATGCTGATATGGTCGGTCGTACACTTTCCCTGGGCCTTGATCAACAGCCGTAAACCTTTCAGGTCATTCCCTTTCCAAGGTTCGAAAGGGGCAAGCAACTGCAGCCTTTCCGAATCCGGATCAACCTTGATTTCTACTTTGCTTCCATCGGAAGCAGGCTCAACATAACCGTTGTCTTTCACCTCAAACCCTTTTAAGGGGAACTCTATTCCCAGAGGTTCATCCAGTCTGACTTTTTCACCGTTTTCATTGATCAGCTCATCCTTCATGGGATTAAAATTCAGCGTTCCGGCAATAGCAAAAGCGGTCACAATCTCCGGTGATGCCACAAATCCGTGCGTATTGGGATTTCCGTCATTACGCTTGGCAAAGTTCCGGTTAAAGGATGTCATGATAGAGTTCTTTTCCTGTTTATCAGCATTATGCCGGGCCCACTGTCCGATACAGGGGCCGCAGGCATTGGCCAGCACAACCCCGCCGATTTTCTCAAAGACGCCAAGGTAACCATCACGTTCCACCGTATAACGCACCTGCTCCGAACCGGGAGTAACCGTATATTCCGACTTTACCTTCAGATTTTTCTCAAGCGCCTGCCGGGCTATAGAGGCAGCACGGCTAATGTCTTCGTAGGAAGAGTTTGTACATGAACCGATCAAACCTACTTCAAGCTTTTCCGGCCATCCGTTTTCTTTGACCTTTTCAGCAAACAGGGAAACCGGAGTGGCTAGGTCGGGGGTAAAGGGTCCGTTAATATGAGGTTCCAATTCGGAAAGATTGATTTCAATGACCTGATCGAAATATTCTTCAGGATGGGCATATACTTCAGGGTCAGCATTGAGGTGGGTTTTGATTTTATTTGCTTCCCTGGCAACATCTGAGCGTCCTGTGGCCAGAAGATATTCCTCCATTTTGCTGTCGTAACCAAAAATGGATGTAGTAGCCCCTATCTCGGCACCCATATTGCAAATGGTCCCTTTTCCCGTACAGGAAATACTCTCTGCCCCGGGTCCAAAATACTCCAGGATTGCCCCAGTACCGCCTTTAACAGTAAGGATTCCCGCAACCTTCAAAATCACATCCTTGGCGGATGTCCATCCGCTCAGCTTCCCTGTCAGTCTAACCCCGATAAGTTTGGGCCAGCGGAGTTCCCATGGCATGCCGGCCATCACATCCACGGCATCGGCACCTCCTACGCCTATGGCAATCATACCCAGCCCTCCTGCATTCACCGTATGCGAATCGGTTCCTATCATCATCCCGCCCGGAAAAGCATAATTCTCCAATACCACCTGGTGTATGATCCCTGCCCCGGGTTCCCAAAAGCCAATTCCATATTTGTTCGACACAGATGCCAGGAAATCGAATACCTCACGGTTGTTGTCCAAAGCCCTCGCCAAATCTTCCTTTGCACCTGTCTTAGCCTGGATGAGATGATCGCAGTGAACGGTTGATGGTACGGCAACCTTGTCCTTACCCGCCATCATAAACTGTAACAAGGCCATCTGAGCCGTTGCATCCTGCATCGCAACACGATCAGGATTAAAATCAACATAGGATTGACCTCTTTGATATGTTTCACTTGCCAATCCCTGCTCCAGATGAGCATACAATATCTTCTCGGTAAGGGTTAAAGGACGATTCACAATTTTTCGAGCAACGGCAAGCCTTTCCTCCAGTCCGGCATAAACTTTTCGGATCATCTCAATATCAAAAGCCATAATTTTCAATTATTAGACAGGTTAAACAAAATCTAAAGACATGACCATCTTCCGGTCAACTAATAAATACAATTTACA
Proteins encoded:
- a CDS encoding DUF2807 domain-containing protein, with the protein product MKNLKLFTIVLAALMFTLMGCDCVSIRGTGDYILENRHVEGFTGVSLGIHARIVLEQDSLWEMKIEAQENVLDVIKTEVRGNMLHISAGNICTWDTEPVTIFLKMPEVDRIEIGGSGTVVTKREIRGEDLDLGVSGSGQMMLELSMKRVDVHISGSGEIDIAGSTRDLDIHISGSGECYALNLRSQDADIQISGSGSSKVYAKESLDVSISGSGNVFYKGEPDISTSVSGSGEVRKIGDDF
- a CDS encoding aconitate hydratase — encoded protein: MAFDIEMIRKVYAGLEERLAVARKIVNRPLTLTEKILYAHLEQGLASETYQRGQSYVDFNPDRVAMQDATAQMALLQFMMAGKDKVAVPSTVHCDHLIQAKTGAKEDLARALDNNREVFDFLASVSNKYGIGFWEPGAGIIHQVVLENYAFPGGMMIGTDSHTVNAGGLGMIAIGVGGADAVDVMAGMPWELRWPKLIGVRLTGKLSGWTSAKDVILKVAGILTVKGGTGAILEYFGPGAESISCTGKGTICNMGAEIGATTSIFGYDSKMEEYLLATGRSDVAREANKIKTHLNADPEVYAHPEEYFDQVIEINLSELEPHINGPFTPDLATPVSLFAEKVKENGWPEKLEVGLIGSCTNSSYEDISRAASIARQALEKNLKVKSEYTVTPGSEQVRYTVERDGYLGVFEKIGGVVLANACGPCIGQWARHNADKQEKNSIMTSFNRNFAKRNDGNPNTHGFVASPEIVTAFAIAGTLNFNPMKDELINENGEKVRLDEPLGIEFPLKGFEVKDNGYVEPASDGSKVEIKVDPDSERLQLLAPFEPWKGNDLKGLRLLIKAQGKCTTDHISMAGPWLRYRGHLENISNNLLIGAVNAYNGKTNEVLNLLANEYMTVPESARTYKKNGVFTIIVGDENYGEGSSREHAAMEPRFLGAQVVLVRSFARIHETNLKKQGMLALTFANPADYDHIREDDLIDVKGLEDFSPGKPLTIVLNHSDGTTLEFLANHSYNENQIGWFKAGSALNLIRKQNA